DNA from Helicobacter pylori:
CTTTTGACAACGCCTCTAACTCTACGGCTAACATTAATGGTAATTTCACCTTAAACCAACAAGCGACTTTAAGCACTAACGCTAGTGGTTTGAATGTCATGGGGAATTTTAATAGCTATGGCGATTTGGTGTTTAACCTCAGTCATTCAGTTAGTCATGCCATTATCAACGCTCAAGGCGCAGCGACGATCATGGCTAATAACAATAACCCTTTAATCCAATTCAATACTTCTTCAAAAGAAACAGGCACTTACACGCTGATTGATAGCGCTAAAGCCATTTATTACGGGTATAACAACCAAATCACAGGAGGCAGTAGCCTGGATAATTACCTTAAGCTTTATGCGCTCATTGATATTAATGGCAAGCACATGGTGATGACTGACAACGGCTTAACCTATAACGGGCAAGCCGTGAGCGTTAAAGATGGCGGTTTAGTTGTAGGCTTTAAGGATTCTCAAAACCAATACATTTACACTTCCATTCTTTATAATAAAGTGAAAATCGCTGTTTCTAATGATCCTATCAATAACCCACAAGCCCCCACTTTAAAACAATATATCGCTCAAATTCAGGGCGTTCAAAGCGTGAATAGTATTGATCAAGCTGGAGGCAATCAAGCGATTAATTGGCTCAATAAAATCTTTGAAACTAAGGGAAGCCCTTTATTCGCTCCCTATTATTTAGAAAGCCATTCCACAAAAGATTTAACCACGATCGCTGGAGACATTGCCAACACTTTAGAAGTCATCGCTAACCCTGATTTTAAAAATGACGCCACCAATATTTTACAGATCAACACCTACACGCAGCAAATGAGCCGTTTAGCCAAGCTCTCTGACACTTCAACTTTCGCCCGTTCTGATTTCTTGGAACGCTTAGAAGCCCTTAAAAACAAGCGGTTTGCTGATGCGATCCCTAACGCTATGGATGTGATTTTAAAATACTCTCAAAGGAATAGAGTTAAAAATAATGTGTGGGCGACAGGAGTTGGAGGGGCTAGTTTCATTAGTGGAGGCACTGGAACTTTATATGGTATCAATATAGGGTATGACCGATTCATTAAGGGCGTGATTGTGGGGGGTTATGCCGCTTATGGGTATAGCGGGTTCCATGCAAACATCACTCAATCAGGCTCTAGCAATGTCAATATAGGCGTTTATAGCCGAGCGTTTATCAAAAGAAGCGAATTGACCATGAGCTTGAATGAGACTTGGGGATACAATAAAACTTTCATCAACTCCTATGACCCCCTACTCTCAATCATCAATCAGTCTTACAGATACGACACTTGGACGACTGACGCTAAAATCAATTATGGCTATGATTTCATGTTTAAAGATAAAAGCGTTATTTTTAAACCCCAAGTAGGCTTAAGCTATTATTACATTGGCTTGTCCGGTTTAAGGGGTATTATGGATGATCCTATTTACAACCAATTCAGAGCCAATGCTGACCCTAATAAAAAATCCGTTCTAACGATCAATTTTGCCCTAGAAAGTCGGCATTATTTCAATAAAAACTCTTATTATTTTGTGATTGCGGATGTGGGCAGAGACTTATTCATTAATTCTATGGGGGATAAAATGGTGCGTTTCATCGGTAATAACACCCTAAGCTATAGAGATGGTGGCAGATACAACACTTTTGCCAGCATTATCACAGGCGGGGAGATAAGGTTATTCAAAACCTTTTATGTGAATGCGGGCATTGGGGCTAGGTTTGGGCTTGATTATAAAGATATTAATATTACCGGAAATATTGGTATGCGCTATGCTTTTTAATGGTATCATTAAACCCATTTTTAACAAGCCCAATTCATAGCAGGATCACCCATGCAATTTCCAAAAACCTTATCTTCTTTATCTTTATTATTTTTATCTTATTGTATCGCTGAAGAAAATGGGGCGTATGCGAGCGTGGGGTTTGAATATTCCATCAGTCATGCCGTTGAGCACAATAACCCCTTTTTGAATCAAGAACGCATCCAAACGATCTCTAACGCTCAAAATCAAATCAATAAACTCAATCAAGTCAAAAACGAAATCACAAACATGCCCAACACCTTTAACTACATCAACAACGCTTTAAAAAACAATGCTAAACTAACCCCCACTGAAAAGCAAGCCGAAACCTACTACCTGCAATCCACGCTTCAAAACATTGAAAAAATAATGATGCTTAGCGGGGGCGTTGCGTCTAACCCACAATTAGCCCAAGCGTTAGAAAACATGAAAAAACCCATTACTAACCCTTTAGAATTGGTAGAAAACTTAAAAAATTTAGAATTACAATTCACCCAATCTCAAAACAACATGCTTTCTTCTTTGTCTTCTCAGATCGCTCAAATTTCAAATTCCTTAAACGCGCTTGATCCTAACTCTTATTCTAAAAACGTTTCAAGCATGTATGGGGTAGGTTTGAGCGTAGGGTATAAGCATTTCTTTACCAAGAAAAAAAATCAAGGGTTTCGCTATTATTTGTTCTATGACTATGGCTACACTAATTTTGGTTTTGTGGGCAACGGCTTTGATGGTTTAGGCAAAATGAATAACCACCTCTATGGGCTTGGGATAGATTATCTTTATAATTTCATTGATAATGCAAAAAAACATTCTAGCGTGGGTTTTTATGTAGGCTTTGCTTTAGCGGGGAGTTCGTGGGTAGGGAGTGGTTTAGGCATGTGGGTGAGCCAAACGGATTTTATCAACAATTATTTGACTGGTTATCAAGCTAAAATGCACACGAGTTTTTTCCAGATCCCTTTGAATTTTGGGGTTCGTGTGAATGTTAATAGGCATAATGGCTTTGAAATGGGCTTAAAGATCCCTTTAGCAGTCAATTCTTTTTATGAAACGCATGGCAAAGGGTTAAACACTTCCCTCTTTTTCAAACGCCTTGTGGTGTTTAATGTGAGCTATGTTTATAGTTTTTAGGGGGGTAGGGAAACAGAAACCCCTTAAATGTTGGTGCACCGCAACCTTTGAATTTTAAAAACTAGATTTAGTTTTTTTGCCTCAAATGATGGACGCTCTCGCCCCCAAGACCA
Protein-coding regions in this window:
- the hopJ gene encoding Hop family outer membrane protein HopJ/HopK is translated as MQFPKTLSSLSLLFLSYCIAEENGAYASVGFEYSISHAVEHNNPFLNQERIQTISNAQNQINKLNQVKNEITNMPNTFNYINNALKNNAKLTPTEKQAETYYLQSTLQNIEKIMMLSGGVASNPQLAQALENMKKPITNPLELVENLKNLELQFTQSQNNMLSSLSSQIAQISNSLNALDPNSYSKNVSSMYGVGLSVGYKHFFTKKKNQGFRYYLFYDYGYTNFGFVGNGFDGLGKMNNHLYGLGIDYLYNFIDNAKKHSSVGFYVGFALAGSSWVGSGLGMWVSQTDFINNYLTGYQAKMHTSFFQIPLNFGVRVNVNRHNGFEMGLKIPLAVNSFYETHGKGLNTSLFFKRLVVFNVSYVYSF